The following nucleotide sequence is from Pseudomonadota bacterium.
TGCGTGCGATGTTCCGCCGCGCCTCGCTGCAGGATAACACGCAGCAGCCGTTTCAAGTGGGCGAGGCCCTGGTCGACCCGGGGGCCCACACGCTGACCCGAGGACGCGCGACCGTCACCCTGTCCTTTTACGAAGCGGGACTGCTGAAGCTGCTGCACGAGCACCGCGGCTGCCCGGTCTCGCGGGATGAGATTCTCGACAAGATCTGGGGGTTGCAGGCGAATCCTTCGAACCGCACGGTGGATAACGTGGTGGTCAAGCTGCGCAAGAAGATCGAGCCAAACCAGGATCGACCCCGCTACATCCTCACGGTGTATGGCCTGGGGTACAAGCTCGCCGGCGGAAGCACGACTTGACCGAGCTACGACCCCTCGGTACAACGGCGAAGGCTCCGGGATCACGTACTTCGCGTGCCGCCGATGAGTGGAGGAGCGCTTGGCTACGTGACCGCACGGAAGCCCGATCACAACGCCGAACCGGCAGCCGCCAGCGGGTCGCCGCATCGCCAATCCGGGTCGGCCGAGGCCATCGGCCGGACGGTTGGCGTCGGCGTGTTCTGGATCGTCACCGTGTTCGTCATCGGAGCGGGGGCGCTGTCGATCTCCAGGCAGGTATTCCCATCGCCAGCGGCCTCCGTGCCCCACGATCCCCTCGCAACCGGCTGGTGCGGCCGAGAGATCTCGGCACTTCAGGCGGAGCTGCTTGGGCGCGCTGGAGGCTTCATCTCCGATGCCCTGTCGCGGGAGCCGCTCGACGCCTGGCTTGCCAAATGGGACACCAGGAAGGTGGAGCTTGCTCGCCGCTGCCCGACCCTGAAGCAAGCCCAGCGCGATCTGGCCGAGCTGCGGCTGATCACCGTGCGCATGCTGGAAGGTTTCAAGCAGCAGCAAGATCCGGTGCTGCGACGTATTCGGACAGCGGTCCAAAAGGCGCCGCACGACCAATCCCTCTCTAGACGGCCTCCATGAACGACACCCAACAATCGGTAACCGAAGCGGCAGCACCTGCGGAAAGCCTTGGCTTCGATGCACTGCCACTGAGCAGCCAGGTTCGTCGAGCCCTCGACGAGATGGGCTACGCGGAACCTACTTCGGTACAGTCCGCAACCTACGGGCCGGCCGCACAAGGCCGCGACATCATCGTGCAGTCCCAAACCGGGACAGGAAAGACCGCGGCCTTCGGGCTTCCGCTGGTCGATCGGCTCGTGAGCGATGCTGCACAGAGCCAAGCGCTGATCCTGGTGCCGACTCGCGAGCTCGCTTTGCAGAACGCCGACGAGCTCAACCGGCTCAGCCAGCACCTTGGCATCGGTGTGTCGGCGATCTACGGCGGGGCCGCCATGCAGCCGCAAATAGATCAGCTCAGGAAGGGGACACAAATCGTGTGTGGGACCCCGGGCCGCGTGCTCGATCACCTCAGGCGCGGCACGCTCGACGTTTCGGGGCTCCGAGTGCTGGTTCTGGACGAAGTGGACGAGATGCTCTCCATGGGCTTCGCCCGCGAGCTCGGTGCGATCCTGGAGCGACTACCACCCAAGCGCCAGACCATGTGCTTTTCGGCTACCGTGGACGATGATGTGCGGCGAATCGCACAACGGCACATGCACGAGCCCGAATTCATCGGGCTTTCGAGCGACGCGGTCGCAGCGGCGAAGATCGCACACTACGCCTTCATGGTCCCCGGCAAGGATCGTACCCGCGATCTGGTTCGCATCCTGGAACTGGACGATCCGGAAAGCGCGCTCATCTTCTGTAATCAGCGCAGCGAAACGGAACGCGTGGCGGCCGACTTGCAGGCGGCTGGCTTCAATGCGGACTGGCTCAACGGCGATCTGCCCCAAAAGGATCGCGAACGGCTCATGGGCAAAACACGTGAGGGTAAGCTTCGCTATCTGGTCGCCACGGATGTAGCCGCGCGGGGAATCGATATCTCCCACTTGACACATGTAATCAACTACACGTTCCCCGAGTCGGCTGCGCAGTACGTCCACCGCACGGGACGCACAGGAAGGGCGGGACGTACCGGTACAGCGCTGTCGCTGGTTAGCCCCCGAGAGCTCGGCAGCCTCTACTACCTGCGGCTGCAGTACAAGATCTTCCCCGCCGAGCGCTCGCTGCCGACCCAAACCGAGCTACGAACCCGACAGGAGGTCGATCGCCTGGACTGGCTCCGAGAGGCATTCCAGGGAACGCCGGCCCCGATGGACGTCGCCGTTGCGCGCCGCCTGCTGACGCATGTCGACGCGGAGAGGATCGTTGCGGGACTTGTGAGCACGTTCCTCGGCGCGAGCAAGAGCTCCGATCTGGACGCCGAAATGGCGTCTGCGCGTCGTGCCCGATCCCCCGAACGCCCTCACGAAGATGCACCGCAGCATCCAACGAGCGATGCGCGAGCCGAGCGACCCGAAGCTCAGCGATCCGGGCCCCAGAGGTCGAGACCGAAGCAACCTGCACGCCAAGCACGTGACGTCGCCGGCAAGAGCGCTCAAAAACCAAGCCCGCAAAAGCCGAGTTCCACTGCCAAGCACGCCCGGGCGAGCCAGAGCGATGACAAGGACCAAGGCGAGCTGGCGCAAGCGTGGGCAACGCTTCAGCTCGAGCTCGGCCGGCTCGACGGCGTGCGCGTGCGAGAGGTCACCCAGCTTCTACGAGACCGCTGCGGGCTGACTCGAGCCCGCATGGGTAGGATTCGCATTCGCGATCGCTACACGCGGGTCAGCGTTCCGCAGGCCCAAGCCGAAAGCATCCTGCGCAAGCTTGAGGGTCAATCGCTGCACGACAAGCCCTTGAATGCAGTAGTGGCGGGGGCATGACGTGATCGGGCGCGCGGTTGTCCCGCCTGGCCGCCATCGTTGCGCGATTGCCGCCATGTCGGGTGTGCTGATGCAGCTCGCGTTCGGCTGTCGCGGCGACGACCACACCACCCAGCCAACCGGCAGGGGCCTGGGCCGCGCAACAAAACAACTCCCCGCCGCCGCCAGGGCGAAGCCGAATTCCGCTCTGAAGCTCGACCAGAAGCAACGGGGGGTGAGACCGGCTCGCTCCCAACCCCTCGCTCGTCCTGGTTTGCCGGCCGACCAGCCTGCGACACCAGCCGGATCCTCCGAGTCGGGGGCTCAGCAGGGCCAGCGAGCCACGCGACGGCCGAGCGTGGCACGGAACTATCCCGCCGAGCTGCGATCCGCTATCGGTGATCCGTCGGGTTGTCTGCCTCGGACGGTCGGAGCAGGCTTGCCCCAGCAGATCGTGCTGAGGTTGCAGGTGCATGTCACGAGCAGCGGTAGAGTGACACGCGCCCATGCCTCCTCCAGCGTGCCCTCGGAAACGCTGCGTTGTATTCGCCGCAAACTCGAGTCCGTTCGCTTCAAGGCCCCGGTGGCACGGGCACCACGAACCATCACGACAACGATCACCCTGGAGCGGAGTGCGGGTACACAAGCGACCACAGTTCGCTGAAACGCGGCAGACAAACCACGTTTCGTCCATCCTTGAAGACGCAGGGTTGCGCTCGTACCTTAAGAGCGCCGATCGTAGCCCGGAGATCGATAGGAACTCGCCGTGAGTGCCCAGACGAGCCCCGACCCCCCACAAGCTCAGATCAGTCGCCTGGTCGGCGGGCGCTTCGAGATTCAAGCCCATCATGGAAGCGGACCCTGGGGCGCGGTGCTGCGTGCGCGCGACGTCGCAACCGGCGGTGCATTGGCCATAAGACAGCTCGGCGGCGCCCTCGCCGGCAGCGCCGACGCGGTCAAGCACGTCGAACAGCGGGTCGAGGCAGCCGTAGGCCTCGAACAGCGCAACATCCTGCGGACGCATGGCATCATCGTCGAAGCGGAGCGGGGGCCCTTCTTGGCATCCGAGTGGCCTGACGGGTCCTCGCTGTTGGACTTTGTGCGTGTTCGGCGCCATGGCGATCGAAAGTTATCCGCGCGGGGCGCCTACAACGTGTTGGCTCACGTCTGCCGAGCGCTGTCCTACGCCCACGCGACCACGTGCCACGGTCTGCTGCGGCCGGCCGTGGTATGGGTCTCTGCGTCCGGTCGTATCAGGATTGATGAATTCGGGGTGTCACTAGCTGCGGCCGAGCTCGGTGCCTGGAAGTCCCTCGATCCGGCGGAGCAGAAGTTCCTGGCACCAGAAATCCGGGAGGGAGGACCCGTAGACGCCCGCAGTGACGTGTTCGGGGCCGGCGCGCTGTTGCACGTTCTGCTCACCGGACGCGCGCCTGCTGAACCTACCCAGCGGCTCTCCGAGGCGCACCCGGCACTTGGCGAGGAGCTCGAGTCTGTGTTGGCCCGATGCCTTGAACCCGAGCCTGCGCGCCGCTTTTCCGCAGTGAGCGATATCGCCGAAGCGCTGCGTCCCTTGGCCTTGGCTAGCGTGCAAAGCGGCGAAGGCCTTGGAGCCGAGATCGAGATCGACGTGCGCATGGAGTCCCGCCCTCCTGCGCCCATGGTCATCGACAGCAAACCGCCTGGGCCGCAAGGCCGCACGGAGGCGGCTCGACGCGCCAACGGAAGAGCCGGCGCTCCGGCAGGCTCGCGCGCGGCCAAGCGGCCGGCGGAATCCGCCGAGACGGCTCTTGCCACAGCGCTCGCCACCATCGAACGTAACGACGCGACGCGTTGGATGCTGGCCAAGGATGGCGTCGACCACGGCCCCTTCTCGGGCCGCGAGCTCGTGGACCTGATTCTGAGCGGCGATGCGCTGGCGGAACACGGGCTGTTGAACATGGACACCCGCGAGCGCAAGAGCTTGGCGGAGTTCAAGGACTTCGGCGAGTTCGTCGCGCAGTACGAGTTCCGTCGAAAGAAAGCCAGCGAGCAGCGGGCGATCGAACGATCGCAGAAGGCGGAGCGTCGCACGAACACCGCGAAGTACCTCGTCTTGGCCGGAGCCGCAGGCGCGCTGGCGCTGGGCATCCTGGGCTATTTCGCGTCCCGACCCGACGACAAACCGGGGCAGCGTATGGCGGCGGCCGATCTTGCAGCACTGTACGAAAGCGGCCAGGTCAAAGTGAGAAGCAAGGCGGGTATTCTGCCACGGTCCGGATCCCGGTCGAAGCGCTCCGCAAGCCGCAAGAATTCGAGGCGCTCCTCTGCCAAGGGGAGTCCATCCGCCCTGGCAAACGCCGGCGGCCTGTCCTACGAACAGGCCATGATGCAGCCCGTGCGGCTCGACGTAGTCAAGAGCGGCGGGGAGCGCCAGCTGCCCCGCGCTACCATCCAAACCGTGATGGATCGGCGCCTCAACTCGCTGTTTGGCTGCGTCGGCAAGGAACTTCGCCGCGGCGGTCGACTGGCGACGGTGACCATCGATATGGCCGTTCTGGGAACCGGGGCAGTGCAAGGGGTATCGGTGAGGGGCAAGGGCAGCTCGAGCTTCAAGGGCTGCGTGGCCGCCAAGGTGCGCAAGGTCCAGTTCCCGACCTTTCCTGCGGCGCGGATGGGCGCCCGTTATGCTTTCGATGTGGATTAACCGAACCGCAGCTGCATTGACTGAACCGAAGTAGTGCGGCACGACTGGCCCGCATGAGGCGCCGTTTCGAACCGAGCCTGCCGGTCGCACGCGCTGCCAGCCTGCGATATCCAGTCCTGGTGGCCTTGTTGACCCAAGCTTGCGGCTCGGGCTGCAGCACTACGCTCCACGGGGATCTTACGGAGGAGAACGCAAACGAGGCCCTGTTGGCGCTGCGCGATCGCGGCCTCACGGCCTCCAAGGTGGGGGAAAGCAGCCCTGGCGGACAGCCGCGGTTTCGTATCGAGCTGCCGCCGGCCCAAATGGACGAGGGACTCGCCGTGCTGGCCGAGTCTCACTTGCCGCGCACGGCTCAACCGGGCTTCAGCGAGTTCCTGCGCTCGGGACGCTTGGTTCCCAGCTCCAGCGAGGAGCAGGTGAGGCTGCTGGCAGCGCTTGGCGGAGAGCTCGCGCGCTCCCTCGAAGCGGTCGACGGCCTGGTGAGAGCGAGGGTGCACATCGCGCTGCCCGCGGCGCGCTCCGTCGACTTCAACCGCCCTTCCAGCCTCAAGGAGCCGCCGAGCCAGCCTCGCGCCTCGGTGCTGATAAAGCACACCAAGGACGCACTTCTACCCAGCGACTCGCACATTCAGGCACTCATTTCCGGGGCGGTACAAGACCTACCCGCCTCCAATGTGACTGTCGTTCGCGTGCCTGCCACGTCGCGGCCACCGGCGCCGCGACAGTGGAGCCAGATCGGACCGGTGACGGTCGCGAAGGACTCTGCGCCAGCCCTCAAGGCGACGCTGGGGCTGCTGCTGAGCCTGAACCTGGTGCTGGGCGGGGGTCTGCTTTGGGCACTGAGAAGGTATCGCGTGCTGTCCAAGGCATAACCAGCACCTACCTGCGCAGCTCATTCCACGATGGCCAGCTCGGCTCCTTCCTCCACGGCATCGCCTTCGCTGCATTTCAGCTCGCTCAGGCGGCCGGCGATTGGCGCCTCCACGGGAAGCTCCATCTTCATCGATTCGAGCACCACGATCGCCTCACCCTTGGCTACCGTATCCCCGACCCGCTTCGCGATCTTCCAGACCGTGCCCGTGATGTGAGCCTTCACCGTGATCGCCATACCAAGCTACCTTACCACCCAGCCCTAACCCGGATCAGAGCCCTTGGGCGCCGGGCCAAAATAACATGCGAGGTCGGTTTTGAGGCGCCCGGCCAGTAAGGCGCGCCGTCGTGCGAATACTCCCTGTATTCGAAGGCGGCGCAACACGGCCGGACGGGATGGATGGGTCGAAATCGAAGTGGCGAGGTTATTTGAACCGGCGCCTTGGCAAAGAGCGAGCAGGCGGGGCAACCCCCTGAAAACAGGGGGGTTTCCACCCGAGGGCTTGGCGTGTCAGATTGACACTTCCGGTGTGCGCTTGCTACACTGTGGTATTTTTGACAGACTCCAACGCCGTGCAGGGCGCCTTGAGGAGCATCGCGTCTTTTGGCGCCCGGCCGCAGCGGTACAATCGACATCACCTTCGTCGTTTCGGAAAGCAAAACGGATGAGCCAGCAGCAAAACGAATCCTCGGTTCTGTTCAACCTGCGCGAGTTGATGAACATAGAGGAAGACCGTATCAAATCCGAGGAAGTTGAGCAGCAGAGGCAGCTCGATGAAGAAGCCAGGCGAAGGGAGGAGGAGGCCG
It contains:
- a CDS encoding response regulator transcription factor codes for the protein RAMFRRASLQDNTQQPFQVGEALVDPGAHTLTRGRATVTLSFYEAGLLKLLHEHRGCPVSRDEILDKIWGLQANPSNRTVDNVVVKLRKKIEPNQDRPRYILTVYGLGYKLAGGSTT
- a CDS encoding acetyl-CoA carboxylase biotin carboxyl carrier protein subunit yields the protein MAITVKAHITGTVWKIAKRVGDTVAKGEAIVVLESMKMELPVEAPIAGRLSELKCSEGDAVEEGAELAIVE
- a CDS encoding protein kinase, with product MSAQTSPDPPQAQISRLVGGRFEIQAHHGSGPWGAVLRARDVATGGALAIRQLGGALAGSADAVKHVEQRVEAAVGLEQRNILRTHGIIVEAERGPFLASEWPDGSSLLDFVRVRRHGDRKLSARGAYNVLAHVCRALSYAHATTCHGLLRPAVVWVSASGRIRIDEFGVSLAAAELGAWKSLDPAEQKFLAPEIREGGPVDARSDVFGAGALLHVLLTGRAPAEPTQRLSEAHPALGEELESVLARCLEPEPARRFSAVSDIAEALRPLALASVQSGEGLGAEIEIDVRMESRPPAPMVIDSKPPGPQGRTEAARRANGRAGAPAGSRAAKRPAESAETALATALATIERNDATRWMLAKDGVDHGPFSGRELVDLILSGDALAEHGLLNMDTRERKSLAEFKDFGEFVAQYEFRRKKASEQRAIERSQKAERRTNTAKYLVLAGAAGALALGILGYFASRPDDKPGQRMAAADLAALYESGQVKVRSKAGILPRSGSRSKRSASRKNSRRSSAKGSPSALANAGGLSYEQAMMQPVRLDVVKSGGERQLPRATIQTVMDRRLNSLFGCVGKELRRGGRLATVTIDMAVLGTGAVQGVSVRGKGSSSFKGCVAAKVRKVQFPTFPAARMGARYAFDVD
- a CDS encoding DEAD/DEAH box helicase — its product is MNDTQQSVTEAAAPAESLGFDALPLSSQVRRALDEMGYAEPTSVQSATYGPAAQGRDIIVQSQTGTGKTAAFGLPLVDRLVSDAAQSQALILVPTRELALQNADELNRLSQHLGIGVSAIYGGAAMQPQIDQLRKGTQIVCGTPGRVLDHLRRGTLDVSGLRVLVLDEVDEMLSMGFARELGAILERLPPKRQTMCFSATVDDDVRRIAQRHMHEPEFIGLSSDAVAAAKIAHYAFMVPGKDRTRDLVRILELDDPESALIFCNQRSETERVAADLQAAGFNADWLNGDLPQKDRERLMGKTREGKLRYLVATDVAARGIDISHLTHVINYTFPESAAQYVHRTGRTGRAGRTGTALSLVSPRELGSLYYLRLQYKIFPAERSLPTQTELRTRQEVDRLDWLREAFQGTPAPMDVAVARRLLTHVDAERIVAGLVSTFLGASKSSDLDAEMASARRARSPERPHEDAPQHPTSDARAERPEAQRSGPQRSRPKQPARQARDVAGKSAQKPSPQKPSSTAKHARASQSDDKDQGELAQAWATLQLELGRLDGVRVREVTQLLRDRCGLTRARMGRIRIRDRYTRVSVPQAQAESILRKLEGQSLHDKPLNAVVAGA